From Shewanella psychrophila, a single genomic window includes:
- a CDS encoding cold-shock protein, giving the protein MSNSTTGLVKWFNEEKGFGFITQDNGGADVFVHFRSITSDGFKTLAEGQKVSFEVEQGQKGLQAANVVAL; this is encoded by the coding sequence ATGTCTAATTCAACAACTGGTCTAGTAAAGTGGTTTAACGAAGAGAAAGGTTTTGGTTTCATTACTCAAGACAATGGCGGCGCTGACGTATTCGTTCACTTCCGTTCAATCACTTCTGACGGCTTCAAGACTCTAGCTGAAGGCCAGAAAGTATCTTTCGAAGTAGAGCAAGGTCAAAAAGGCCTTCAAGCAGCAAACGTAGTTGCGCTGTAA
- a CDS encoding IS256 family transposase, with protein MNKKELEAFAKQAAKGIKTEADLNDFRAMLTKVTVEAALNAELDYHLGYQKNEKVAAGNNRNGYSHKQIKTEDGCFELDTPRDRNGSFEPEIVKKNQSRFTSMDDKILHLYAKGMTTRDIVDTFDEMYGAEISPTLISRVTNSVLERVVEWQSRPLEPVYPIVYLDCIVVKIRENSKVINKAIFLALGVNLEGHKELLGMWIAENEGAKFWLNVLTELQNRGLKDILIACIDGLKGFPDAINTVFPNTQIQLCIVHMVRNSMKFVPYKDYKAVTADLKRIYQSVTEEEALLNLERFGEQWDAKYPSISASWHRHWTNLNTLFNYPQDIRKAIYTTNAIESLNSVIRKAIKNRKLFPNDDSAKKVVYLAIMQASKKWTMPIRNWKPALNRFIIEFEDRIADYI; from the coding sequence ATGAATAAAAAAGAACTAGAAGCATTCGCTAAACAAGCCGCTAAAGGCATTAAAACCGAAGCCGATTTAAATGACTTCAGGGCTATGTTAACCAAAGTCACTGTTGAGGCCGCATTAAATGCTGAACTCGATTATCACTTAGGCTATCAAAAAAACGAGAAGGTCGCGGCTGGTAATAACCGCAATGGCTACTCCCACAAACAAATAAAGACCGAAGATGGATGCTTCGAGTTAGACACTCCCCGTGACCGAAATGGTAGCTTTGAGCCTGAGATTGTTAAAAAGAACCAAAGCCGCTTCACCTCGATGGATGACAAAATTTTACATCTTTATGCGAAAGGAATGACGACACGAGATATTGTCGATACCTTTGATGAGATGTATGGCGCAGAGATATCACCAACGCTAATTTCTCGCGTCACTAACTCAGTCCTTGAGCGTGTCGTCGAATGGCAATCTCGTCCGCTAGAACCCGTGTATCCTATCGTTTACCTTGACTGTATTGTGGTTAAAATCAGGGAGAACAGTAAGGTCATCAACAAAGCTATTTTCCTCGCGCTTGGCGTTAACCTCGAAGGCCATAAAGAGTTACTTGGCATGTGGATAGCAGAGAACGAGGGCGCTAAGTTTTGGTTAAATGTACTGACAGAGCTTCAAAATCGTGGACTCAAAGATATCCTCATCGCCTGCATTGACGGTCTAAAAGGTTTTCCTGATGCCATAAATACCGTGTTCCCAAACACTCAAATCCAGCTCTGCATCGTCCATATGGTTCGAAACTCGATGAAGTTTGTGCCGTACAAAGATTACAAGGCGGTGACAGCTGATTTAAAGAGGATTTACCAGTCAGTGACCGAAGAGGAAGCGTTGCTTAATTTGGAACGTTTTGGCGAGCAATGGGACGCTAAATATCCTAGTATCTCAGCATCCTGGCACAGGCACTGGACTAATCTTAATACGCTATTTAATTACCCTCAAGACATCCGGAAAGCCATCTATACAACTAATGCTATCGAGTCATTAAACAGTGTGATTAGGAAAGCAATCAAGAATCGTAAGCTCTTCCCAAATGATGACTCAGCGAAGAAAGTCGTTTACTTGGCGATTATGCAAGCTTCGAAGAAGTGGACCATGCCGATAAGAAACTGGAAACCAGCACTCAATCGTTTTATTATTGAATTTGAAGATCGAATAGCAGACTATATATAA
- a CDS encoding DMT family transporter, translating into MRAELYLLLATLLAALGWIASKLVVLEMPGETFIAIRFLLASLVLLPFCYKHVVKLSLKQIFLACGVGVFLGLALQVWVYAVSISSSLSEGAFIMSLAMIIAPVTSWIFFQVTPNKAFWLALPVSMIGMMLLTLGNGWQVDASQLYFLLAAVLLSIHFVLNKRISSQLTPLVSICLQLFTVGIVGLVYVGFTQEYAFEYSHNLLFWFVISTILATSIRYLLQTMGQYSIKMETAALIMILEPIWTMMLSVTMLGETLELQKALGGCVIFLSLFLYIKLSRRYALTVK; encoded by the coding sequence ATGCGTGCAGAGTTGTACCTACTTTTAGCCACCTTACTGGCGGCATTAGGTTGGATTGCGTCTAAGTTAGTCGTGTTAGAGATGCCGGGAGAGACGTTTATTGCGATAAGGTTCTTGCTGGCCAGCTTGGTTTTACTGCCGTTCTGCTATAAGCATGTCGTGAAGTTAAGCCTTAAGCAGATTTTTTTGGCTTGTGGTGTCGGTGTATTTCTTGGACTGGCATTGCAAGTTTGGGTCTATGCCGTGTCAATTAGCAGTAGCCTGTCTGAAGGGGCGTTTATCATGAGTTTAGCTATGATCATTGCTCCCGTGACTTCATGGATATTTTTTCAGGTCACACCGAACAAAGCATTTTGGTTAGCTTTGCCTGTTAGCATGATAGGCATGATGTTGCTGACGTTAGGTAATGGTTGGCAAGTTGATGCAAGCCAGCTCTATTTTTTACTTGCTGCGGTGCTTCTTTCTATTCACTTTGTGCTGAATAAGAGAATTAGTAGCCAGCTAACGCCCTTGGTTTCAATATGTTTACAGCTATTTACGGTGGGCATAGTGGGCCTAGTTTATGTAGGATTTACTCAAGAGTATGCCTTCGAATACAGCCACAACTTACTATTTTGGTTTGTTATTTCTACCATTTTGGCGACTTCGATACGTTACTTGCTGCAAACTATGGGTCAGTACTCTATCAAGATGGAAACCGCAGCGTTAATCATGATTTTAGAGCCTATATGGACCATGATGCTGAGTGTCACTATGTTGGGAGAGACGTTGGAACTACAAAAAGCGCTAGGTGGTTGTGTGATCTTCCTGTCACTGTTTCTGTATATCAAGCTTTCTAGGCGATATGCGTTAACAGTGAAATGA
- a CDS encoding DUF3857 domain-containing transglutaminase family protein, with protein sequence MSISIITSIHFYRSHMPQARRLFCYLQAMLLLLLLPQVSVAGTEYTLAIESAPAWVQVVEASTPDNIPVEEIGSGNYYLLVDNQLKLDESSPQVRFTRLRQLVVNQRGLDKVSQIEVDFDPLYESLTFHSMQIIRHSEVIDKLSDPNISLLKQEGRIEQGLYDGRLTAHIILDDVRVGDIIEYSYSISGANPVYQNIFSFQRALQWSFPIHVQSLRVLWGKKHPLYVDVKNMQDTVIKRKLTIDNDAYIEYVIVGTYSPILIRDSNTPSWYNPFATVYFSELNSWEQVVDWAIPLYSQRSVAGEEVSRVIKDIKLQTRDPNKRVMLALNYVQEQIRYLGLEMGVNSHQPSLAEDTLSRRYGDCKDKVMLFIALLNGLDISAYPVLVNTDYGHDLLAHPVSLNAFNHVIAKVQVFGLTYWLDPTMNYQKGPLEDIFQANYHHGLVIKPGESDLTALRLGKTKSLLTLTESYDVSAGFKGRASLSVKSRYQGERAQSFRYQLEDIGLKALQTSYEDYYRKDFSGIKLANKLIIDDNGQTGVVNTQEAYQIDNAWQPDGADFNINFVSYSIQNALEKPTNSNRQSPFSTRYPNKITHKIHIKVSNGDWQFPNETITESNPYFIYNFTSNFDDAEKTLTLTFNYESKVEYIAAMNVGDYISSINKIEDSLYYSVMTYGEGSTPAVSETSVSESVVGDTLDKKDKLILLCVLLYSLGLIYAIVTWRFDSKSRLEYPDEKYYPVSRRKLFFLSLSTGGLYISYWMYRNWKYINQTEQLGIMPIARGIFSPFWYYGLFSHLVDDSKERYSRNRIMPMSFGVVAAIIFFIANYAYNSDDWYLAGVLATPILLFPLINYIIKLNGRNSEAYIDNSAWKIRHTVVSLLFIPWILFDIGSDLTVFPSGKIMSGGEVWQSNIDFMNDNKIIKENEDILMFYSDGVISYEEDGNGFTDSSVFSYWEEDGELKVATADFVDVRNLKVEFGEDLDQQTRITVLLNDDSDFLLIVSTEDKLDLKFYQSLRKHWYQTKQLAVIEDKLSL encoded by the coding sequence TTGTCTATTTCAATCATTACTTCTATTCATTTCTACAGAAGCCACATGCCTCAAGCTCGTCGTTTATTCTGTTATCTCCAGGCTATGTTACTGCTGTTATTACTGCCTCAAGTGTCAGTCGCTGGGACAGAGTATACCCTTGCAATTGAATCCGCTCCTGCTTGGGTACAGGTAGTGGAGGCTTCAACACCGGATAATATCCCGGTAGAAGAAATTGGTTCTGGCAACTATTACTTGCTGGTAGATAATCAATTAAAGCTTGATGAATCTAGCCCTCAAGTTCGTTTTACGCGTCTACGCCAGTTAGTGGTTAATCAAAGAGGTTTAGATAAAGTCTCTCAGATAGAGGTGGATTTTGACCCTTTATATGAATCACTGACGTTTCATTCCATGCAGATTATCCGACATTCTGAAGTCATAGATAAGCTATCAGATCCTAATATATCTTTGTTAAAGCAAGAGGGTCGTATCGAACAAGGGCTCTATGATGGACGTTTGACGGCTCACATTATTTTAGATGATGTGCGAGTGGGTGACATTATCGAGTACAGTTATTCTATTAGTGGCGCCAACCCTGTCTATCAGAATATATTCTCCTTCCAGCGAGCTTTACAGTGGTCTTTCCCCATTCATGTCCAAAGCCTAAGAGTGCTCTGGGGGAAAAAACATCCTTTGTATGTTGATGTCAAAAATATGCAAGATACAGTCATCAAGAGAAAGCTGACTATAGATAATGACGCTTACATCGAATATGTCATAGTAGGTACTTATAGCCCTATACTCATACGGGATAGCAACACTCCCTCTTGGTATAACCCGTTCGCTACTGTTTATTTTTCTGAATTGAACTCCTGGGAGCAAGTTGTTGATTGGGCTATACCGCTCTATAGCCAACGATCAGTGGCTGGTGAAGAGGTTAGTCGAGTCATTAAGGATATTAAGTTACAAACTAGAGACCCTAATAAGCGGGTGATGTTAGCGCTTAATTATGTTCAAGAACAGATCCGTTACTTAGGCCTTGAAATGGGAGTTAATTCTCACCAGCCTTCATTGGCTGAAGATACGCTCAGCAGGCGTTATGGTGACTGTAAAGACAAGGTCATGTTGTTTATCGCGCTGCTTAACGGACTCGATATCAGCGCCTATCCGGTTTTAGTCAATACAGATTATGGCCATGACTTACTAGCTCATCCTGTATCGCTCAATGCGTTTAATCATGTTATCGCCAAAGTACAAGTGTTTGGGCTAACGTATTGGTTAGACCCTACAATGAATTATCAAAAGGGGCCGCTAGAAGATATTTTTCAGGCCAATTATCACCATGGGCTGGTGATTAAACCAGGGGAGAGCGATCTGACTGCGCTCAGACTTGGGAAAACTAAGTCACTGTTAACCTTGACTGAATCCTACGATGTAAGTGCAGGTTTTAAAGGGCGGGCATCATTATCTGTTAAGAGTCGCTATCAAGGTGAGCGGGCTCAATCATTTCGTTATCAGCTCGAAGATATAGGGCTAAAAGCGCTTCAAACTAGTTATGAAGATTACTATCGAAAAGATTTTTCTGGCATAAAATTGGCCAATAAACTCATCATCGATGACAATGGCCAAACAGGGGTCGTTAACACACAAGAAGCTTATCAGATAGATAATGCATGGCAGCCTGATGGGGCTGATTTTAATATCAATTTTGTTAGTTATTCGATCCAGAATGCCTTGGAAAAGCCAACAAATTCCAATCGACAATCACCATTTTCCACCCGATATCCTAATAAAATCACTCATAAGATCCATATAAAGGTCTCAAACGGAGATTGGCAGTTTCCTAATGAAACGATAACGGAGAGTAACCCGTATTTCATCTATAACTTTACATCCAACTTCGACGATGCAGAGAAAACGTTAACGCTGACGTTTAATTATGAGTCTAAAGTTGAGTATATCGCTGCGATGAATGTTGGTGACTACATTAGCTCAATTAATAAGATTGAAGACTCGCTGTACTACTCTGTGATGACCTATGGTGAAGGAAGTACTCCTGCAGTGAGTGAAACAAGTGTGTCAGAGTCCGTTGTAGGCGATACTCTTGATAAAAAAGATAAACTGATTTTACTTTGCGTGTTGCTTTATAGCTTAGGTCTAATATACGCCATTGTAACTTGGCGTTTTGATTCAAAAAGCCGGCTCGAGTATCCCGATGAAAAGTATTATCCAGTTTCAAGACGTAAACTGTTCTTTTTGTCACTTTCTACGGGTGGCCTATACATTAGTTATTGGATGTATAGGAACTGGAAGTATATTAATCAGACCGAGCAGCTAGGGATAATGCCTATCGCCAGAGGGATTTTTAGTCCGTTTTGGTACTACGGTTTATTTTCCCATTTAGTCGATGACAGTAAGGAGAGGTATAGCAGAAATCGCATTATGCCAATGAGCTTTGGTGTCGTGGCTGCAATTATCTTCTTCATTGCTAATTACGCGTATAATTCAGATGATTGGTATCTAGCTGGTGTGTTAGCTACACCAATACTCTTGTTTCCTTTGATAAATTATATCATTAAGCTCAATGGCAGAAACTCTGAAGCCTATATTGATAATTCAGCCTGGAAAATACGCCACACAGTGGTTTCATTGCTCTTTATTCCCTGGATACTCTTCGATATTGGCAGTGATCTAACCGTTTTCCCGTCGGGTAAGATCATGAGCGGCGGTGAGGTTTGGCAAAGCAACATAGACTTTATGAATGACAATAAGATCATAAAGGAAAATGAAGATATCTTGATGTTCTATAGTGATGGTGTCATCAGCTACGAAGAAGATGGCAACGGGTTTACCGATTCATCTGTGTTCTCTTATTGGGAAGAAGATGGCGAGCTTAAGGTTGCTACAGCTGATTTTGTCGATGTAAGAAATCTCAAGGTGGAGTTTGGAGAGGACTTAGATCAACAAACGAGAATTACAGTGCTGCTTAATGATGATAGTGACTTTTTGTTGATAGTCTCTACAGAAGATAAGCTAGATCTAAAATTCTATCAAAGTTTGAGAAAGCATTGGTATCAGACTAAGCAGCTTGCTGTGATTGAGGACAAGTTGAGTCTTTGA
- a CDS encoding ribosome recycling factor family protein, translated as MNETITISLPSLIHRIGREEVNQAKSIALQYHCELKRVRRSRNWKISGGAIKIQSFSAHLKTVQAETAGLKTEHLKKEAGEFRYLIQKIETALLDHADKLEPLEAKLARMITDNPNITLAELIHITDCTTAEARTARFYVDSW; from the coding sequence ATGAACGAAACTATCACTATCTCACTTCCCTCCCTGATTCATCGAATTGGAAGGGAAGAGGTCAATCAAGCTAAATCAATTGCATTGCAATATCACTGCGAGCTTAAGCGTGTCCGTCGTTCTAGAAACTGGAAGATCTCTGGTGGAGCTATCAAGATTCAATCTTTTAGCGCTCACTTAAAAACAGTGCAGGCAGAAACCGCAGGATTGAAAACGGAACATCTGAAAAAGGAAGCTGGTGAATTTCGTTACCTTATTCAAAAAATTGAAACCGCTTTGCTTGATCATGCTGACAAACTAGAACCTTTGGAGGCCAAATTAGCGCGCATGATCACTGATAACCCCAACATCACCCTGGCCGAATTGATCCATATCACCGATTGCACCACGGCTGAAGCCAGAACTGCTCGTTTTTACGTAGACTCCTGGTAA
- a CDS encoding TerC family protein: MLELFLLPETWVVFATLFALEIVLGVDNLVFISVLCERLPQEKRKLARNLGISLAVISRIGLVFSISWIMTLTKPVFSIADMAFTGSDLILIFGGLFLLLKSLKELWSWLVSHTEVNQSNYAKTGLVVILLQIIAVDAVFSMDSVITAVGLTSEVPIMVAAILSSAVVMVLIAGKITHLILVYPGFKTLALLFLVLLGGLLIAEGFGLHVNKGYVYFAMAFGLITEICHVLLKKKQRKPLLIKSKLKAKFKRKATAKRKTMTVNNLIGA, from the coding sequence ATGTTAGAACTCTTCTTATTGCCTGAGACTTGGGTTGTATTTGCAACATTATTTGCGTTGGAAATAGTCTTAGGCGTCGATAATTTGGTATTTATATCGGTGCTTTGTGAGCGCCTACCGCAAGAGAAGCGCAAGTTGGCGCGAAATTTAGGCATATCTTTAGCCGTTATTTCTCGTATTGGTTTGGTTTTCTCAATCTCCTGGATAATGACATTAACTAAGCCGGTATTTTCAATCGCCGACATGGCCTTTACCGGTAGTGATTTAATTCTGATCTTTGGTGGTCTATTTTTACTACTCAAAAGCTTAAAGGAGCTTTGGTCTTGGTTAGTGAGTCATACGGAAGTGAATCAATCTAATTATGCTAAAACGGGGTTAGTGGTTATTTTATTGCAGATTATCGCAGTTGATGCGGTATTTTCGATGGATTCAGTGATCACCGCCGTGGGACTCACCAGTGAAGTGCCTATTATGGTTGCGGCCATTTTATCTTCTGCGGTAGTGATGGTATTGATAGCTGGCAAGATCACTCATCTGATTTTAGTTTATCCAGGCTTTAAAACCTTGGCGCTGCTGTTCTTGGTGTTATTAGGTGGACTATTGATAGCAGAAGGTTTTGGTTTGCACGTTAATAAAGGTTATGTCTATTTTGCGATGGCATTTGGTTTAATCACTGAGATTTGCCATGTTCTGTTAAAAAAGAAGCAGAGAAAGCCATTGCTGATTAAGAGCAAGCTTAAGGCTAAGTTTAAGCGTAAAGCGACAGCTAAACGTAAAACGATGACTGTGAATAATTTAATAGGAGCCTAA